GTCAtagttgctttgctttttacatTGCTATTGGTGTTGTGTGTAATGCCACAGTTACTGCAGAGTGATCCTCTCCCATGCGTTTTGGGCTCCATTTCTAGAACGGAAAATGAGTTGACTTGAAGGGAGGAAATGGATGGTGCCAGGGGGCACAATCGTGCTTTCTGTCACTGACTTAAGGCTGTCATTTGAGGTCTAAAATCTGTTGATGATTATAGCTGATAGGCAGGAGGAGAATTTGAAGCACAACAGGTAATTAGCAGGTACAACTGATGCCGTTCTGTTGGTGCTACTGTGACTGCTTAGATTCAAGTGCAGCTAAACTCAGCAtgaacaaaaggaagaagatgGGTTtgagaacttttattttcaagggACAACACTCTCCTTTGAGTTGTAAGGATGTGACTGCTTTACTTCGGGATCTTCTGTGCTAATGTTTTTAAGAAGTGGAGCATTGTAGCAAGACTGAGAGCAAGTAGATGCTTCCTTTATTGCCCGTGTTTTTCAATGGCTTTTCGCATCCACTTTTTCAGGCGGAATACATGGGTATAAAATCCATATTTGCCATCTCGGTCACAGCCTTCTCCCCATGAAACTATTCCCACTTGATACCAACGGTTGTCGTCAGGGttctaaagcaaagaaaaataggaTTAGCACAAGGAGCAAGAGACTTTCAGATCTAAGCCTTGAGTGTGCCCCAGCCTGTTTAGTGGTGGATACTGGTTTGGAATTCAGACTGGCATCTACTAGATGACATAGCATGTTGGAGTCATTTTTGTCTTTACTCTTAAACCTCTAAGTGAGAATTGGCCAGCACTCATACATTCTGTAGCTGATCTCCATACGTGCTGAGAACTCAGTACAGGAATGGGGCTGGATGACTGCAGGGTTCGTCTCAGTTGCGCAGCTTGGGCACGAGATGGGCTTGCTTCAGCCACGTGGCAGTCTgtctgctgctggttttttaGACTATTAAGAAAGTTCAGCGTAGCACAAACCTAGCTCCATATGTTTTATGAGCTTAACTTGAACATACCTTCATTACAAAAGGTCCCCCACTGTCACCTTCACAGGCATCTCCTCTCTTTGAGTCTTCAGGACTGTAACCTACAGGCAAGAAGAAAGTTGGGCATTTGACTGCAGGGGGAGTGCCTGGTGTTGGCTGTCTCTTTCCCTCAAAGTATTGCTGCATAAATTTTCCAAGAACTATGAGATGGCTTACTGCTTCTGTCTACTAAATTTAAGCCTAATAGTTACCTTAGCTGTTTGACATGTAATATAAACAACTAACTCTGCTTCTGTCTTTGCAGCATTCCTGAATCCACCATCCGTGCTCTCATTCAGTTTCCTTTCATGAGAATTGCCGTCAGTGTCAGCTGCCACTGTGTTCAACAGCTGTAGCTTGCACTGCTGAGCTCTTCATTTGTCTTAAACTTCTCCGTGTGTAATATTCCATGTACCCTGTTCTTTCATTCTGTTTACTATAGAGACACGTTGCCATCCTAATTTTCACCTTCCTGTCATTCTGCAGgctctgttctttctgttcccCAACTGTCtgtcttccctttcctctttgtaGCAAGACTGTAGGAATTCACTTTAGTTCATCAGGAGTTAGTGTCTTTGCATTTTCCCATCACCTTTTCTGCTGTATGTCTGCATCTTGGCTATTTTTTCAAGAATCTTGtcttgaaaaagaaaccatAAGAACACTGTATTGTCAGTATGCTCAAAAAACTGGCTTCCATCCCCTAACTCAAGCAACTGTGTGCATTATTAGATGCAAGCAACACAAACTCAGTCAAAAATCACTGGAGATTTGTGTATAGGATCTGGTAAAGTCTGTGCAAATGAAGCATACAGCAGAAAGTATGGAAGTGGTTACATAAATCCCTAGTCTCTTTGTAGCTTGAGTTCTGTGTTTGCTTCCATTCTCCCTCAGAAAGGGTATAGTGCCAGAAGAGACTTATGAAAGTACAACAAGGATTATCAAGTACAGAATGCCTTCTATATTAGGAAAGATTAAATAAATGCCTCTCAGCTTGGAAGAGAAACGACAGAGCTGTAAAGGGTCCATAAAATAGCATATgacacagaattttttttcctatgagtATAGATGTGTACCTCTTCAAATGTATTGGGAAACCTAACATGAGGAATTAACATTTTTCACACGTGCGTAACTGCGCTGTGGAGCCTCTTGCCACAGAAGTTGTGGTGGGTGTCAGTATGAACAGGCTCCAAGAGGTGGAGATGAGCCAGCAGAGAAGAGGGAGTGGTTTGGCTACTGTGTAGGCTCACTGGTGTGCAGTCTTTAATTTAGGAAGCCACTGAACTGTTCTGTATACcggtggaaaaaataattttatgtgtGCTCAGTTCTCTCACGGCTGTTGCTGATACCTAGCAGAGCCATGCCTTCAGTTAGCCTGCCGTTGCACGGTGTTAGAAACTAGTCAGAGCTGTAAGTTCTCCAGCCTTCCTGTTTTCTGAGAGCTGAAAATCCTTATCATAGAAAGTTACTCTTTATGGAGGACACTTGCAAATCTGTCAGAAAGTAACCTTGCTGCCTGAGCCCCACCAGGAGCTCCGAGCCCTTGTCTTCTGTGACAAGTTGCCCTTGTGTCTCCAGTGCTGCTTACCTGCACAGAACATGTTGTCAGTGACTTTAACTTTGGTGGATGCCTTGCAGATGTTTTGGTCTACAATGGGCACATTGAGCTGTTGCAGAACCGTGGGGAGGTTGCTTGGGCTAGTGGCCCATGTTTCTTTCAAGTTTCCCCAACCAGTTACCCGCCCTTTGTAACCTGCCAGCATTAGCCTGTGGAAGGAAGCATGAATATACTCAAATGAATTGCAACAGCTTTCTCCCGCCTGGCTCTCTTGCTGCAAGTAGCCTAAATAAAGCATCTTTTtctggggttggtttttttttttttttgaaggccCAAAGGATGCTTTTGTCGCCTGTGTTTTTAGGACTGTGGGACAGTGTCCTCACCTCTGCACGACCTGTTTGGTAGGCAGGCAGACAGGATGGATGTAGTCACTGAAGATCATTGGCCTCTTCAAGTGCATGAGTGCAATATCTCGGTCCATGTTCTCTTTCCAGTTGTACTTGGGATGGATGATGATTTTATCCAACAGAGCAATCTTCTCTTTATCCTTCTCATATCTGAAAGAGTCATGAAGGAAAGACCTTGCTGTGCCTTAGCAACTGAGTCTTCTGGGGTTCATGATGCTCTCAGGCACTGTGTACCCTCTGAGACAATACTGTCTTTACATGGGAGCACCCCTTTAGAATTTCCatgcctctgccttccccttcaTTTTAACCTTTAGGATCAGCAAGAGCAGCAAACGGCAGCTCCATTAGATCCCCTTTGTAGAGGCATGTGACATTGGCTATGGATGTTTCCTTGGATACTGAGTGACAGCACAACCTCACCGTATCTCATTACTCCAAGAGGAAGGCTAGTTCATTCTCATGTCATCCAGGCTCTTACTTTGCCCTTATGTGCTTGCCAATCCGCACCAAGATGTCGTTTGTAGTTAAGTTCTTGTCCCAGGGTGGATAATAAAGACAATGAGCAGCAGTCAAGATCCAGCTGTCACTGATGAGGCTGGCACCACACAGCAGCTCTTGAGGACTCTTCTTGTAGAGCATCACCTGCCTGAGAGACAAGGCGGGAGGAAGACTTAGCAGGACTAAGGGCATGGCTGGCTGAATGGACCTTGGTGTCatgcagaaagagcaaaatttGCAATAAGCAGAGAAGAGTGTTGCACTATGCTGACAAAGACAACTGCATAACTGGCTCCTAGCAGAAGTCTTCCATTTGTATGTAGTCAGCCATTTACCCTGTTTACTTCACCTGGAGaggttttctcttcccctctgctctagcagagcaggaaagaggaagaggcaAAGGTGAAATACACCAGTGCACGCACTTTCCCAGGTGGTTGTGTGCTTGGCTCGAGGAGAGTTTCTTTTCAGCTATTTCAGTACTGCCCTGTCCACCACTTGGAGAAGCTTTGATTGGAAACCATAACACCTGCATGCTGccatgttttttccccttgcttgaACCAAAGAGAAGGGAGACACAATTCCCTATGAAGGACTATGCAAAGATATCACTTACCAGGGGGAGCTGCCAACTTCTGCGTCATCCCCATGGACAACTCTGCCTCCCATGTAGGACGCCAGCAGCTCCTTCTCACTTTTGTCtgttacctttttcttctcaaataaaGGACGAGTGCCACAGTCTGAAAAAACAGGCAATCTGGCTTTGTTACTTGACCTGATTCACAACGGAGAAACAGCTGCAGTCAGCATGCTAAGCTGGAAGAGCCTAGGAAGGAAGTAACTGGAGATTGACTTTGGAGGGTCCTTCAAGGAATTTAAATATCTCCCTGTGCTTTTGACAGCATTGGCAAGCTGGTGTTTCTGAGGAACAGTGAGTGCCCTGTGAGAAGAAGCTGCAGCCTTTCTACAAAGCGTGGTGCTGTATCTAGAGTTCTTGCTCACCTGCTTCGCCAGAACCAAATGTTTTGTCATCAAAGAAGGTTTTGAACTCTTGAGGAAGGATGGTACGCCCTGATATTCCCTCCAGCTGTTCATTCCCATCCTCTAGCGAGCTGTctgagagagacagaaagacaaACATGGTAGAAGGCTTAGctacttttctgtatttatcatatgtttccataatttttccatAATCATCAGCAATGTAAATGTTCCTTTCCATTCCTTCAGATGCATTGTGTGTGTGATGTTTTAAAACCACTGCTCTTTTTAATGCCCCTTGTCTACCATTGGGAGTTTTTAGGGAGAACACCTGAGAGCTATTAACATCTCTATACATGTACGGCAGGTGCCTCTGTGTGGTATTTGGACAAACAGGACTTCCCCATGCATGGTGCACATGCTGCCTCGTCTGTGCCTCCCAGGCTCAGCACTTCACCCCAGTCACAcgtgctggttttgtttgccaCTGCCTCACAAGTGTGCCTACCCAAACCAATGCAGGCTTCTCACCGCAGTAGTGCAGGTTGCAGTATTCAAAGTTGGGTGGCTCGTCTGTGACACACCAGACACCCTCGTCATCACCGTCTGGGTTCCGACAGTAATTCTCTAGCAGCTTCACCTCTGGATCAATGTGTTTTCCATGGAGCACTGCTTTGGCTTTCTCAGAGTTCCACGGCAGGCACTTTGCTCCAGACACGGTGACCGAGAGGGTCCCAGTGTAAAACATGCCTTTCTCTTGTTCACAGGGCTCCGCTGGGGTTGGTGGTGTGACCCGTGGGGTAAATTCAACTGTTGTCCTTTCCTCAcctggaaagacagaaagctgTGATTTAAGACAGCTTTGGGCTCAGAAGTGCTGTCAGCAAACAGCAGCGAAGCCCCTTTACTAAAACCTAGAGTTCCCCAGGGCGTCGTGTTCTGTTGCTCCCACCATGCTCCCGTGCATGTGGTGTCCCTCTACAGTactgcagtggtggtggtggctctCTCAACTGGAGGTTAAGGTGAGGCTGGTGCTGTTCACCCTTCTTGCCCTTTAAGATACAAGGGACAATATTGTATTCCTTTCTGGGGTATCTTCAAGAACCAGCTCAAGGGATGGGTAGGTACTTCAGGCATTGTGATGCTGCCGTGTTAGAGCCTCCAATGCCTTTTTCTCAAATGTGTAACTAGACCATATTTGGGGGAGCCTTTTATCATGATGTGCTACTAAAATAGCAAATTTAACTTTTGCCAATGTTTCTATATCtaatgataagaaaaaaaaattgcctgccAGATTTTCCACGCTTTTTCTTGCAAGTGTCTGAATGGCTGCAAGCTTCAAGCAGCATTTCCCCAGTGAGCGGGCACCAGATAATCTGCTCTGTGGCAGTCATTTGGCCCCaggctgccttctccttgtgcTCTGGGAGAATCCCCACATGAAGAACTTCTGCTGTGAGAAGATTCTCTGCTTTCTACTAGTTCTTCCAAGGCAAGACAAGCCGCAGGGGAGACAGCTCTCTATTACGGAAAAGTGGGAAGGTATAAATGTAAGGGGAAAGGTTCTCTTGCCTGTCAAGTGCAATAATAAggtgtttttgcttttcttgagaTTGTGGGTATTAAACTGCACCCCTCTGTATGAGTGGATGTTAAGGTAGGCAGTCAAGTACAAgctgtagcatttttttcttaaaggtgGGAAttcagacataaaaaaaaaacagtatgaCTCCTTGCTGTCACTAATTAGAGGTGCTTTTGAACTGGCAAAACTGCAGTAGATCCCAGAGGACTGCTGTTGCCAGCTTTAATTTACACCTAGATTAGCGTAGTCTAGAGAAACAGTGTATTAGAGGAATTTAGCTAAGGTGTACGTATGAGCAACTCAATGACTTTTCCTCCTCAGCCCCCTTACCCGTTGAGATGCAGCCTCTTTTCTCCATCTGGCCTCTGGTCATGTAAGATCCCTCTTTCCTTACCCTCTCCCCTTCCTTGAGACATCTAGTACCAGTCTGAGTGCAGTGTTCCCTGCCAGCGAAGGGCCTGCCGGGACGCGGCGCTGAGGCATACCGCACACTGGGATGGGACACTCCTCCCGTTCCACTGTTGGGTCTCGAGTGTAGCACCACGGGCCTTCCGAATTGTTGTCTGGGTTCCTGCAGTAGTTCTCGATGAGGTTGGGATAAACCGTGGCATTAAATCTACGAGGAACAGCTGGTTAgcctgggaaggaaggagacCCTGGAGAACCCTTCCGGGGTACGCAGGAGACAAACTTACTTCGGTATGTGTGGAAACTTGCTCGTCCACACTTGACATTCAATCCCTGATTTGGTGTAGCTAATTGTCCCCTGATAGTTCTGGCCCAGCCCGTGAGAGCAGTTACCTGTCAAAATACCAACACCGTGTAAGCCAGGGCCGGTGAACAGGGATGTTGCGTTTTTCAAGGTCAGAGGTACCATCCCACAAATCCCTTTAACTTTTGCTGCATGTGTGAGGCTGCGCGAGCAGCGGCGTTCTTTGTGGGGTGGGAAGGGCGCTCTCCTGGAGCCCCTCTGCCTCAGAGGGAGCTCGCCCTGgggctctgtgctttgctttggctGGAGGTGCGGGGCAGAGAGGCTGGCCTTGGGGACACCTCTCTGTGGCTCAAGGAGAAAGGTATCTACCCCGTGCTGTTTCAGTGGCAGAGTTAGGCTGTTTGTGAAATGGttgtgggaaaataaaagcGAAGATAGGAATTTTAaacttcccctcccccccccccccccccccgctgctgtttttctttctaatcaGGTGCCTCCACCAactttagatttatttttattttttcttacaacCTCTGCAGGAAGCAAGTTCCTGGCATGCACCGCATCTTGGAGATAGAGGTTAACGTGTATTTCTTACCTTCTAGACAAGCATTCAGAGCCGTCCTGGACTTTCTCAGGCCCTGACATActagcaaaataagaaaaaagaaacacgTTATATGAAAGAACTCCAAATAACCATCTTAGTTTTAACTAGTTTGTCATCTAGGGACAAAATGCAAGTGCTTTGTCCTGGAAAGTGAGCTCTCGTAAGAGGGTAGGGAGCCATCTCCAGGATGGGACAGTGCATCCTAAGGGATAGCATAGCACGTGCATGACTGGAAGCAACTTACCTTGGTATTTTGACCAAAATGCTtcctgtaaaaaacaaacaaacaagagaCACAGAACATCAGACCTTGCTTAGCTGCTGTAATTCAAACCAGCAGGAGAACGCCCCATCACAACACATGGAACAGACTAACTACGCTCTGTTTCGATATCAATTGCTACGGGGTCcagcaaagtaaaaaatgtgATATAAAACCATTTTCCCATTCATCAGACCCAGGAATCAAGAGAGTATTGCTGTTTCTAAAAAGACCAAAGATGCTTACAACCTTCATCGACctgcagaggaagcagagcCTGAGCGACAGTGCAGAAGTCCAAGGAGCTGAACCTAGAACTTCGAAGGCCACAGTTCTTTGGATCTACATCTGCTGCGCAGCCTCGGGGTGAATGTATAAAAACACTTCACAGAGGTAACCCTAACTCCTGTTTATCTGTTTACTGTTGTATTTATGGGTGTGGAATTCAGCATGCATACTGGCTTTGGAGCTAGGAGCAAATCCCAAAAGGATGCAGAGCAACTTTAGGGGAGGGAGTGAGTCTGAAAGTCGGAAGAAGGAACGGACTGTGCAAAAGCTTCAGCTCAAAGGAGCTTGAGGCACCTGCACTCAGTGTTTGGTGGCTAAGTGAGCTCTTCTGCGAGTGTCTTAGACTGTGACGGTTCAAATTCATGTGGCACCGTGCTGAACTAGTAGAAGATGCAGTTCAGGACTGATAGGAAGACTCTCCGTTTCATGCTTAAAGtagaaagggagggaaaagaacCTGAGCTTTGAGCTGCATTCCCTGGAGTGGCTCCAAGAAGGAAGCTCCTGAAGGGAGCCTCAGCTCTCCCTGGAGCACACACGCATCAGCCTCATTTGGTTCACAGCACCGAGTCTTACAaccccagcccctggctgcgTGTGTGACCTGCTGGTCTCTCACTACAGGGATCGGCTAAGGGCATGTTTCCTGGGAACCCCCGTACGTACCGTCTGAACGGTGGATTCAAGGGCTTCAAAAGCCTCCTCATAACTGCATATCTCCTCCAGGCACTCCCGCTCCAGGTTTCCCTTAAGCATCTCTTCCAGAAATCCCTTGTTGGCACGTCGTGGGCGCTTGAGCAGTGACAGTGCCTGCCCCTTTTCCAGGAAAACTGCTGGGTCAGAACACTGCCAGTCAAAGGGGAGCTTGCAGTGGGAGGGCCCCTTTGTCTCCCCTTTCGGTTTCCAAAAATCACACGCAGCTGACATGATGAtcccacagcccagcctcccccagtGCACCATGCAGAGGAGAAGCACCGTCAGGTCTACCCCTGATGATCAGAGCAGGCTCTCTAGAATTCATCTGTCAGGGCTCGCATCAGTAACAAAAGTGACGGGAATCCTCTGCTATCCTTGGCAAAGCTGCTCTGCTCATACGCAGTTTGGTAGAGGTTTGTTTGCTTGGAGCCTCCtactgctccctgccagccacTGTGTTTCTGTCTTGCCAGCCTCAGACCACTCCGATAGGTACAGCTTGGTTCTGTCTTCGTGGTCTGAGACCTGTAGACAGGTCTTCCCCTACACAGAAGCGGGTCAGAGAGGACCTAACCTCATGCCAAGAAAAGACAGATGAATTGGAGGCCctaataagaaaaaaggagtAGTGAGCAGGAAGGTGGCATTGCTGCGTATGACCTCGAGTTTAGATAAGGCATAGCTGGGAGGCAATGGAGAGTTGCAGCCACCCAGGTCAGCTGAGGAACTCTAGCCCAAAAAGGCCCACAGTTGTATCACACGTGGTTCTGGGCTGAGCCacattccccctccccaccatcTCCCAGGTGACCCGCAAAATCCACAGAGCTGTTGtcaccagctgctggctgctgctgcctcctcctgtgcAGGAAAGCCCCATGCTCACCCCACTCTTGGCACCCTTTCGCTCCCAACTTCAAGCTTTTAGAAGGTCCTCCTCCCTTACCAAGAAAACCTACCACTGGCTTTACCCCTGGGAACAAATAACCCCATCGttcttcctcctgccacccGCTGGTCCTGTCCTTTCCGTGGTGCCGGTGAGGCTTACCTCCATCGTGGCTCAGCGTGAGGTGCAGGAGGCTAGACAAGAGCAAGCCCCGCAGCACGCTGGTGCTGTCCCGCGCCAtgctgcacagccctggctgcaggggaaaTGCGAAGGGAGCAGAATCAGCGGAGTCACAGCCCCGCTGGGTTAATATTGAACCAGAATGAAGAAAGAGGACTCCAGAGGTCGTGGTGTGTCAGGGACAGTGGGACTGAGGCTTCTTTTATCCCTCCTCTTTTGgcatctctccctcccttcagGGCATCTTCCGTTCCTTTCTTGATTGGTGGAAGCCAAGCAAAATGTCTCTGGATCCCCACGGGACTAAAATTAGCATCCCATTTTGTAATGGGGAAGATGGCATGAGGAGAGAGAGGACAAGCTCGTCCCAGGGCACAGGGAGAACGGGCTGGCACGGCGAGGTCCCTGCCAGCTCACAGCCACCCCAGCCGGAGCAGCctgctccttttccctccttgcCACTCTGCTCCTTGCAGCTCTTGGCTCCAGTGCTGCCTCCCCGCCACGCTGTTCTCGGAGGCTGTACCCTCGTAGCCTCACACGCAGCAAGACTTTGAGAGCTCCTTAGCTGTTCCAAGTCCTTCTCCTATTTTTAGCTGCAAGCCCCACTGGCTTTTTCCCCTAGAGTCCAGTtgtcttttctccctgcagctATCAGCAAGCTCAGCCCCAGCTATTCTGGCACCAGAACACACAGTTTAAGTCTCTCCCATCTCCCTCGCCTCTGCCAGGGAGCAGAAGGGGTGCCTGCAACAGCTCATGCggaatttaaattttcttcccagttatGTCAGCAGTGCCATTGGCAGTGCACGCTTCCCACTGCGCTACAATTCCCAGTGGAGTGGAAGAGGGTGAAGCAGCATGATGTTTGGGCTCCCACTTTTACTTCCACCCAGTAGAACGTACAAAAGTATCtccaaaaggaaacagaagctcTGACGAGCCTGGAGCTTGCACGCCCAAAACCAGCCAGAAAAACAAGGGTTTTCAGGAACAGGGAGGCAGGAATAGTCTGGATGTCATGACATCAGCTAGCATGGCAAGACTACCAAGGGCTACTGGAGCTGGGAAAAGTAACGATTCCtacagcaagcagaaaattGGCAGGGTGAGAAACCAGCAGAAGAAAGCCgggcagggtgggggcagcCTCAGGAATTGCCACATGGCACAAAAGAGCTTTCTCCCAGCAGGGAGCatgttttgtgctgtgcctccGTGCAGCAGATACATCTGTAATGTTTGTCTCCATAGAAGGAGTGCAAATATTAGCATTAGGGTGGCTGAGGAATGACTGTGGCCACTGGTACAAAGAGCAGTTGCAGAGGCTCACTCCCTCATCTAAGAGGATCATCTTTTCTCACCCATGCACACCCCTGGACTTCGGAGAGATACTTTTAGGGACGGCTGGGTTGTCCCAGGTGGAGATAACCTGGGTGGAGAAGCGTGTGGAGGCAGGATTAGGCACAACCCTAGAAACACCCCGTGTTACTTAGCAAGGGGAAGCAGCGTTCAGGCGGAGCGTGCAGGCAGGGACACAAAGGAGGTGTCAGGGTGCAGACAGGTTTTGAAGAGTGGTGAggtcagagctgctgccaccccacGCGGCAGCGTCTCTGGTAGGAGAAGGTACAAACAGCCCCACATTTGTGTGAGCCCAGCAGAGGACCTTGCTCGACTGTCATCGAATCATGGGATCAgtgaggctggaaaagacctttaaggtcatcgAGCCCAACCgtcaccccagcactgcccagcccagccctaACCcgtgtccccaagtgccacagctgtgcagttcttgaacacctccagggatggcgaggccaccatgtccctgggcagcctgtcagtgcctgac
This genomic stretch from Falco naumanni isolate bFalNau1 chromosome 7, bFalNau1.pat, whole genome shotgun sequence harbors:
- the F2 gene encoding prothrombin isoform X2 — encoded protein: MARDSTSVLRGLLLSSLLHLTLSHDGVFLEKGQALSLLKRPRRANKGFLEEMLKGNLERECLEEICSYEEAFEALESTVQTEAFWSKYQVCQGLRKSRTALNACLEGNCSHGLGQNYQGTISYTKSGIECQVWTSKFPHIPKFNATVYPNLIENYCRNPDNNSEGPWCYTRDPTVEREECPIPVCGEERTTVEFTPRVTPPTPAEPCEQEKGMFYTGTLSVTVSGAKCLPWNSEKAKAVLHGKHIDPEVKLLENYCRNPDGDDEGVWCVTDEPPNFEYCNLHYCDSSLEDGNEQLEGISGRTILPQEFKTFFDDKTFGSGEADCGTRPLFEKKKVTDKSEKELLASYMGGRVVHGDDAEVGSSPWQVMLYKKSPQELLCGASLISDSWILTAAHCLYYPPWDKNLTTNDILVRIGKHIRAKYEKDKEKIALLDKIIIHPKYNWKENMDRDIALMHLKRPMIFSDYIHPVCLPTKQVVQRLMLAGYKGRVTGWGNLKETWATSPSNLPTVLQQLNVPIVDQNICKASTKVKVTDNMFCAGYSPEDSKRGDACEGDSGGPFVMKNPDDNRWYQVGIVSWGEGCDRDGKYGFYTHVFRLKKWMRKAIEKHGQ
- the F2 gene encoding prothrombin isoform X1, translated to MARDSTSVLRGLLLSSLLHLTLSHDGAVFLEKGQALSLLKRPRRANKGFLEEMLKGNLERECLEEICSYEEAFEALESTVQTEAFWSKYQVCQGLRKSRTALNACLEGNCSHGLGQNYQGTISYTKSGIECQVWTSKFPHIPKFNATVYPNLIENYCRNPDNNSEGPWCYTRDPTVEREECPIPVCGEERTTVEFTPRVTPPTPAEPCEQEKGMFYTGTLSVTVSGAKCLPWNSEKAKAVLHGKHIDPEVKLLENYCRNPDGDDEGVWCVTDEPPNFEYCNLHYCDSSLEDGNEQLEGISGRTILPQEFKTFFDDKTFGSGEADCGTRPLFEKKKVTDKSEKELLASYMGGRVVHGDDAEVGSSPWQVMLYKKSPQELLCGASLISDSWILTAAHCLYYPPWDKNLTTNDILVRIGKHIRAKYEKDKEKIALLDKIIIHPKYNWKENMDRDIALMHLKRPMIFSDYIHPVCLPTKQVVQRLMLAGYKGRVTGWGNLKETWATSPSNLPTVLQQLNVPIVDQNICKASTKVKVTDNMFCAGYSPEDSKRGDACEGDSGGPFVMKNPDDNRWYQVGIVSWGEGCDRDGKYGFYTHVFRLKKWMRKAIEKHGQ